The following proteins come from a genomic window of Microbacterium sulfonylureivorans:
- a CDS encoding carbohydrate ABC transporter permease — MTTATNIAPQAEQELDAVTANGRRRRQGAVDDDTRKTNWWATALIAVCSLTVLIPLYLAVVVALKTPEQLTQGTGFELPNPIRWENFPEAWERTNFPQALMNTSIITVGSVVFTLLTSSVVAYALARNIHRPFFKGVFFYLLAALFIPFPIIMLPLVKQTAILGLDNQAGMIILYTIYGLSLNIFIYTAYIRSIPIELEEAARMDGASTWRVFWSVIFPLLMPMNATVGILTCVWAWNDFIMPLVVLTEPSARTLPLAQYVFQGQFNTDYTVAFASYLMAMAPLLIVYIFSQRWVISGVTRGSIK, encoded by the coding sequence ATGACTACCGCAACCAACATCGCCCCGCAGGCCGAGCAGGAGCTCGACGCCGTCACCGCGAACGGCCGCCGTCGCCGGCAAGGCGCCGTCGACGACGACACCCGAAAGACCAACTGGTGGGCGACCGCACTGATCGCGGTCTGCTCGCTGACCGTCCTCATCCCGCTCTACCTCGCGGTCGTCGTCGCGCTCAAGACGCCGGAGCAGCTCACTCAGGGCACCGGCTTCGAGCTTCCCAACCCGATCCGCTGGGAGAACTTCCCCGAGGCGTGGGAGCGCACGAACTTCCCGCAGGCGCTGATGAACACCTCGATCATCACCGTCGGCTCGGTGGTGTTCACGCTGCTGACCAGCTCGGTCGTCGCGTATGCGCTGGCACGCAACATCCACCGGCCGTTCTTCAAGGGCGTGTTCTTCTACCTGCTGGCGGCGCTGTTCATCCCGTTCCCGATCATCATGCTCCCGCTCGTCAAGCAGACCGCGATCCTCGGGCTCGACAACCAGGCCGGGATGATCATCCTGTACACGATCTACGGGCTGTCGCTGAACATCTTCATCTACACGGCGTACATCCGCTCGATCCCGATCGAACTGGAGGAAGCGGCGCGCATGGACGGCGCGTCGACCTGGCGCGTGTTCTGGTCGGTGATCTTCCCGCTGCTCATGCCGATGAACGCCACCGTCGGGATCCTCACGTGCGTGTGGGCCTGGAACGACTTCATCATGCCGCTCGTCGTGCTCACCGAGCCGTCCGCTCGAACGCTGCCACTCGCACAGTACGTGTTCCAGGGGCAGTTCAACACGGACTACACCGTGGCGTTCGCGTCCTACCTGATGGCGATGGCGCCCCTGCTGATCGTGTACATCTTCTCGCAGCGGTGGGTGATCTCCGGGGTCACCCGTGGTTCGATCAAGTGA
- a CDS encoding M23 family metallopeptidase — MAEPAPTRRSSRTSPTPVQAASETLGSSRAELRRKAAGSASERPAVVWGRSAEEKQKDAAPAAAPVAPVIPTETEPLAHEQPLTDLPAAPVSPVVAFELPTVALPVAEPVAAATPVVAEPVEPTAPSLSRRSRRAPQLTEQTAVAVPAIAPDAPVEVERPAPSFQADLPSAEAPAPLLEAVLAPAEPFELLEPVVEPVLEEVAVFEVVPEAAPIAEPVAPAEPVAQTEPVAQTEPVAHTEAAAPRAEGSAADDFEAAARLFSFTGELPVQASEPEATAEPEDEHRVRAHTAPRKVRASRGAAFKRVTAASFSVGVMGIVGLMTVGMTTPAEAVAAASGVDASMSIIAPGDTIGTEVDADQIQAYVAPAGAEAVTLERTEDYDTTTIAELASQAGIRNFSNLFVNDPNAAIQWPFAVGVTMSYGFGMRSGRMHEGIDFTPGAGAPIQAIADGTVRVASEAGGAYGVHVIIDHMIDGQLVSSHYAHMQYGSLQVSPGQTVTVGTVLGRTGNTGRSYGAHTHFEILLNGTTPIDPLPWLRAHTGG, encoded by the coding sequence GCGCGCGGAGCTGCGTCGCAAGGCCGCCGGCTCGGCGTCGGAGCGGCCCGCAGTCGTGTGGGGTCGGTCGGCCGAGGAGAAGCAGAAGGATGCCGCGCCCGCCGCTGCTCCCGTTGCCCCGGTGATCCCGACCGAGACCGAGCCGCTCGCTCACGAGCAGCCGCTCACCGATCTTCCCGCGGCCCCTGTCAGCCCGGTCGTGGCGTTCGAGCTTCCGACCGTCGCGCTCCCCGTCGCCGAGCCGGTCGCAGCCGCGACGCCGGTGGTCGCCGAACCCGTCGAGCCGACGGCGCCCTCGCTGAGCCGCCGTTCACGCCGTGCCCCCCAGCTGACCGAGCAGACCGCCGTGGCGGTGCCCGCGATCGCTCCGGACGCTCCCGTCGAGGTCGAGCGGCCCGCGCCGTCGTTCCAGGCTGATCTGCCTTCCGCGGAGGCTCCTGCGCCGCTGCTCGAGGCGGTGCTCGCCCCCGCCGAGCCGTTCGAGCTCCTGGAGCCCGTTGTGGAGCCGGTGCTCGAGGAAGTCGCCGTCTTCGAGGTCGTCCCGGAAGCCGCACCGATCGCCGAGCCGGTCGCACCCGCTGAGCCGGTCGCGCAGACCGAGCCGGTCGCGCAGACCGAGCCGGTCGCGCACACCGAAGCGGCCGCACCACGCGCCGAGGGATCCGCCGCCGACGATTTCGAGGCCGCTGCGCGCCTGTTCTCCTTCACCGGCGAGCTCCCCGTGCAGGCATCCGAGCCCGAGGCGACCGCCGAGCCCGAAGACGAGCACCGCGTGCGGGCGCACACCGCCCCCCGCAAGGTGCGGGCGAGTCGCGGTGCCGCGTTCAAGCGCGTGACGGCAGCGTCGTTCTCCGTCGGCGTGATGGGCATCGTCGGTCTCATGACCGTCGGCATGACCACCCCCGCCGAGGCCGTCGCCGCTGCGAGCGGGGTCGACGCGTCCATGTCGATCATCGCGCCCGGCGACACGATCGGCACCGAGGTCGACGCCGACCAGATCCAGGCGTACGTCGCCCCCGCCGGAGCCGAGGCCGTGACCCTCGAGCGCACCGAGGACTACGACACCACGACGATCGCCGAGCTCGCGTCGCAGGCAGGCATCCGCAACTTCTCGAACCTGTTCGTCAACGACCCGAACGCCGCGATCCAGTGGCCCTTCGCGGTCGGCGTCACGATGTCGTACGGCTTCGGAATGCGCTCGGGCCGGATGCACGAGGGCATCGACTTCACCCCCGGTGCCGGTGCTCCGATCCAGGCGATCGCCGACGGCACGGTCCGCGTCGCTTCCGAGGCCGGCGGCGCGTACGGCGTGCACGTGATCATCGATCACATGATCGACGGCCAGCTGGTGTCGAGCCACTACGCGCACATGCAGTACGGCTCGCTGCAGGTCTCGCCCGGACAGACGGTGACAGTCGGCACGGTGCTCGGCCGCACCGGCAACACCGGACGCTCCTACGGCGCGCACACGCACTTCGAGATCCTCTTGAACGGCACCACGCCGATCGACCCGCTCCCGTGGCTGCGGGCGCACACCGGCGGCTGA